The Pseudomonas baetica genome includes a region encoding these proteins:
- a CDS encoding PACE efflux transporter — MQGVKRKLVYVSLYEVIGMTFSALGLALLSGTSPGSTGPLAVIITTIAVTWNFIYTTLFEHWESRQKSRTRTVKRRIAHAVGFQLTLIVFLIPLIAWWMNISLVQAFLLDLALIIFIPCYTFAFNWLFDRVFGLPASALPDSTAAA; from the coding sequence ATGCAAGGCGTTAAACGCAAACTGGTCTACGTGTCGCTCTATGAAGTGATCGGCATGACCTTCTCCGCCCTCGGTCTGGCGCTGTTGTCGGGTACATCGCCGGGCAGCACCGGGCCGCTGGCGGTGATCATCACCACCATCGCGGTGACCTGGAACTTCATTTACACAACCCTGTTCGAGCACTGGGAAAGTCGCCAAAAGTCGCGCACCCGCACGGTCAAACGGCGGATCGCCCACGCCGTCGGGTTTCAACTGACGTTGATCGTGTTCCTGATTCCGTTGATCGCGTGGTGGATGAACATCAGCCTGGTGCAGGCATTTCTGCTCGATCTGGCACTGATCATTTTCATCCCGTGCTACACGTTTGCCTTCAACTGGCTGTTTGATCGGGTATTCGGCCTGCCAGCCTCGGCGTTGCCAGATTCAACCGCTGCGGCATAA
- a CDS encoding LysR family transcriptional regulator, whose product MNFNSDSIELFLAVIERGSFSAAARALGKVPSAVSMAIGNLEAELGYPLFDRSHREPQPTAMALSLVPHARLIAEQLKQLQVHAVELSLGLESKLSIGVVADIDRSRLLAAIRVIAQRHPLLDIEVLTAPQDDVLAMLHSGRVSVCLAFAGLSVNVLERFQFVGNERMIATLAADSPLLQGQDLFLEDLVHVRQIFVASRDLPISETRPLVAESHWRTDTLETAMEMVEAGLGWGNFPLSVVQPWLDSGRLKRLNFRNIENGLVLPVHAVWLKSQPLQKGALALVDLLSH is encoded by the coding sequence TTGAATTTCAACAGCGACAGCATCGAACTGTTTCTCGCGGTGATCGAGCGTGGTTCGTTTTCCGCCGCCGCTCGGGCCTTGGGCAAAGTCCCCTCGGCCGTGAGCATGGCCATCGGTAATCTTGAGGCCGAACTGGGCTATCCGCTGTTCGACCGCAGCCATCGCGAGCCACAACCGACGGCGATGGCCTTGTCATTGGTGCCGCATGCGCGGTTGATCGCCGAACAGCTCAAGCAACTGCAAGTCCACGCGGTTGAATTGTCTTTGGGGCTGGAGAGCAAATTGTCGATTGGTGTGGTCGCGGACATTGACCGAAGCCGCTTGCTGGCGGCGATCAGGGTGATTGCCCAGCGTCATCCGCTGCTCGACATAGAAGTGCTGACCGCGCCGCAGGATGACGTGTTGGCGATGTTGCACAGCGGCCGCGTCAGCGTGTGCCTGGCGTTCGCCGGGTTGAGCGTGAACGTGCTGGAGCGGTTTCAGTTTGTCGGCAACGAACGCATGATCGCCACGCTGGCGGCGGACAGTCCTTTGTTGCAGGGGCAGGATCTGTTTCTTGAAGACCTGGTGCATGTGCGGCAGATCTTCGTCGCCAGCCGCGACTTGCCGATCAGCGAGACTCGGCCTTTGGTGGCTGAATCCCACTGGCGCACCGACACGCTGGAAACGGCGATGGAGATGGTCGAGGCGGGATTGGGCTGGGGCAATTTTCCGCTGTCGGTGGTGCAGCCGTGGCTGGACAGCGGACGCTTGAAGCGACTGAATTTCCGCAATATCGAGAATGGACTGGTGCTGCCGGTGCATGCGGTGTGGCTCAAAAGCCAGCCATTGCAGAAGGGTGCCTTGGCGCTGGTTGACTTACTCAGCCATTAG